ATAAAGATGGTGGAGGAGGCAATCCAGAGCAATGAAAAAAGTTAATGGACATCAAATCATAGAACTGTTTGAACAATTTTCTCCAAAAGGTTATGCGATGGAAGGAGATAAAGTAGGTTTACAAATAGGACGTTTAAATAAGCCAATTCAAAATGTGATGGTTACCTTAGATGTTCTGGAGAATGTGGTCGACGAAGCAATTGATAAAAATGTTGACTTAATTATTGCTCATCATCCGCCGATTTTTCGACCTTTACAAAAGTTAGTAACGGATACTCCTCAAGGTAGAATGTTTGAGAAATTGATAAAGCATGATATTGCTGTATATGCTGCCCATACAAATCTAGACGTAGCACCAGGAGGCGTAAATGATTTACTTGCAGAGGCACTGGGGCTACAAAATATAGAACTTTTAGCACCTACATATGAAGAAAAACTAAAAAAATTAGTGGTTTATGTACCGAAAAAACAGAGCGAACAAGTAAAAAATGCGCTTGGCAGTGCTGGTGCTGGTGCAATTGGCAACTATAGCTATTGCTCGTTTACTAGTGAGGGAACAGGGAATTTTTTACCTGGTGAAAATACAAACCCATTTATCGGCCATAGCGGTGAATTAGAATCCGTTCAAGAAGGCCGGATTGAAACTATTTTTCCGGCTTCACTTGAGAAGCGCGTTCTTTCCGCGATGTTAAAGGCTCATCCTTATGAAGAAGTGGCTTACGACATTTTTCCATTAGCTAACAAGGGCCCTGAGCTTGGTCTCGGAAGAGTGGGATCGATTGAAGAAATGACGTTAAAAGATTTTGCTAACCACGTGAAGCAAGTATTTGGACTAAGTGGGGTTCGTGTTGTCGGTGATTTGCAGTCAAAAGTAAAGAAGGTAGCCGTGCTAGGGGGAGACGGAAATAAGTATTGGAGTCAAGCTAAATTCAAAGGGGCAGATGTATATGTAACTGGAGATTTATACTATCATGTGGCTCATGATGCAATGCTTGCTGGCTTAAACATCATTGATCCTGGTCACCATGTCGAAATGGTTATGAAGCAGGGAGTAACCAA
The DNA window shown above is from Bacillus sp. T3 and carries:
- a CDS encoding Nif3-like dinuclear metal center hexameric protein, which encodes MKKVNGHQIIELFEQFSPKGYAMEGDKVGLQIGRLNKPIQNVMVTLDVLENVVDEAIDKNVDLIIAHHPPIFRPLQKLVTDTPQGRMFEKLIKHDIAVYAAHTNLDVAPGGVNDLLAEALGLQNIELLAPTYEEKLKKLVVYVPKKQSEQVKNALGSAGAGAIGNYSYCSFTSEGTGNFLPGENTNPFIGHSGELESVQEGRIETIFPASLEKRVLSAMLKAHPYEEVAYDIFPLANKGPELGLGRVGSIEEMTLKDFANHVKQVFGLSGVRVVGDLQSKVKKVAVLGGDGNKYWSQAKFKGADVYVTGDLYYHVAHDAMLAGLNIIDPGHHVEMVMKQGVTNILTKKCTEKGYSVHIFPSELSTDPFQFL